A portion of the Lolium rigidum isolate FL_2022 chromosome 1, APGP_CSIRO_Lrig_0.1, whole genome shotgun sequence genome contains these proteins:
- the LOC124708149 gene encoding potassium channel KOR1-like: MGRLGSKRSVDEEVEEEYEVDVVNDRLYQLWTKFILVWAVYSSFATPFEFGFFRGLPPRLFVLDIVGQIGFLIDIVLKFFVAYRDPDTYRIVCNPSSIALRYCKSSFIFDLLGCFPWDAIYKACGSKEEIRYLLWIRLTRSLKIAEFFHDLEKDIRVNYLFTRIVKLIVVELYCTHIAACIFYYLATTVPESMEGYTWIGSLRLGDYSYDNFRELDLVKLYTTSFYFAIVTMATVGYGDIHAVNVREMIFVMIYVSFDMILGAYLIGNMTALIVKGSRTERFRDKMKEVIRYMNRNKLGRDIREQIKGHLRLQYESSYTEASVLRDIPISIRAKISETLYKQYIDSTPLFKGCSPEFIQQIVIRLQEEFFLPGEVILEQGSAVDQIYFVCHGALESVGIGEDGQEETILMLEPGCSIGEIAIICNIPQPYSVRVCELCRLLRLDKQSFTNILEIYFIDGRKVLSNLTENNECGGRVKLLESDITFHIGKQEAELTLRVISAAFYGDLHQLKSLIRAGADPKNTDYDRRSPLHLAAAKGYEDVAQFLIHEGADIDVTDKFGNTPLLEAVKQGHDRVATLLFSQGAKLNLENCGSHLCMAVSKGDSDFVRRALAYGADPDSKDYDHRTPLHIAAAEGLYMMAKMLVDAGASVFTTDRWGTTPLDEGRKYGRRPLMMLLEQAKSDELSKFPARGDEDGARVQDVDMVYDGQKLYLIGVNGEGQS, translated from the exons ATGGGCAGGCTGGGGTCGAAGAGGAGCGTGGacgaggaagtggaggaggagtacGAGGTGGACGTGGTGAACGACCG GTTGTATCAGTTATGGACCAAGTTCATATTGGTTTGGGCAGTGTACAGCTCCTTCGCTACGCCCTTCGAATTTGGCTTCTTCAGGGGACTCCCTCCGAGGCTATTCGTCCTGGACATAGTTGGTCAGATTGGCTTCCTTATTGATATTGTTCTCAAGTTTTTTGTGGCCTACCGCGACCCCGACACGTACCGCATCGTATGCAATCCGAGCTCTATTGCTCTCAG GTATTGCAAATCAAGTtttattttcgatctccttggtTGCTTCCCATGGGATGCTATCTACAAG GCATGTGGCAGTAAAGAGGAAATAAGATACCTCTTGTGGATTCGCTTAACAAGATCTTTGAAGATCGCAGAATTCTTTCATGATTTGGAGAAGGACATTCGTGTGAATTATCTGTTCACAAGGATAGTGAAACTTATAGTTGTGGAGCTCTACTGTACACACATAGCAGCCTGTATCTTCTATTACCTAGCCACAACGGTGCCTGAATCAATGGAAGGTTATACATGGATAGGGAGTTTGAGGTTAGGAGATTACAGTTATGATAATTTCAGGGAGCTTGATCTTGTCAAGCTTTATACGACATCATTCTACTTTGCTATCGTCACCATGGCAACTGTTG GGTATGGTGACATTCATGCTGTAAATGTCAGGGAAATGATATTTGTCATGATCTATGTTTCATTTGACATGATTCTTGGAGCTTATCTCATCGGTAACATGACTGCACTTATTGTCAAAGGATCGAGAACTGAGAGATTTAGGGACAAAATGAAAGAAGTTATCAGGTATATGAACAGAAATAAACTTGGGAGGGACATAAGAGAACAAATCAAGGGGCATTTAAGGTTGCAGTATGAGAGCAGCTACACCGAAGCTTCTGTTCTTCGGGACATCCCAATTTCTATTCGTGCAAAG ATTTCTGAAACACTGTACAAGCAATACATTGATAGTACTCCTCTATTCAAAGGATGCTCACCGGAATTCATTCAACAGATT GTGATCCGGCTGCAAGAAGAATTCTTCCTACCAGGAGAGGTCATTTTGGAACAAGGAAGTGCAGTTGATCAGATATACTTTGTCTGTCATGGTGCACTG GAAAGTGTTGGCATTGGTGAAGATGGTCAAGAAGAGACTATTTTGATGCTAGAACCTGGGTGCTCTATTGGAGAAATCGCTATAATTTGCAATATTCCACAACCGTACAGTGTTCGTGTTTGTGAACTTTGCAGGCTCTTGCGTCTTGATAAGCAGTCCTTCACAAACATATTGGAGATCTATTTCATTGATGGAAGAAAAGTCTTGAGCAACCTCACCGAG AATAATGAATGCGGTGGGCGTGTCAAACTACTAGAATCAGATATCACATTTCATATAGGTAAGCAAGAGGCAGAGCTGACATTAAGAGTAATTAGCGCCGCCTTTTACGGGGACCTTCATCAGCTGAAGAGTTTAATACGAGCAGGAGCCGATCCAAAGAACACTGATTATGATAGACGATCTCCTTTG CATCTCGCAGCTGCCAAAGGGTATGAAGATGTTGCGCAGTTCCTAATCCATGAAGGCGCCGATATCGATGTCACCG ATAAGTTTGGGAACACGCCTTTGCTGGAGGCAGTGAAGCAGGGGCATGACCGGGTGGCCACATTGTTGTTCAGCCAAGGAGCAAAGCTGAATCTCGAGAACTGTGGCAGCCATCTCTGCATGGCAGTATCAAAGGGGGACTCTGATTTTGTTCGGAGGGCTCTAGCTTACGGTGCTGATCCAGACTCAAAAGACTACGACCACCGCACTCCACTCCACATAGCCGCCGCGGAGGGCTTGTACATGATGGCGAAGATGCTGGTAGACGCAGGTGCAAGCGTGTTCACAACTGACAG ATGGGGCACTACTCCGCTAGACGAGGGGCGCAAATACGGTCGTAGGCCTCTTATGATGCTCTTGGAACAAGCAAAATCGGACGAGCTATCTAAGTTCCCCGCCCGCGGCGATGAA